A genome region from Ferrimicrobium sp. includes the following:
- the ispH gene encoding 4-hydroxy-3-methylbut-2-enyl diphosphate reductase, translating into MTVEKVILASPRGFCAGVEKAINALAWMVRIFPPPVYCYHEIVHNQLVVETFRRVGVIFVQDISEVPRGLPVMLSAHGTAPEVVEEARQHGGTVIDAVCPLVTKVHHEIKTRASKGYRIVYIGHRGHEEAVGAIAEAPGAVDFVEALADVEALNVDDRPVALLAQTTLAVPEWGELADRTKERLGDVWMPGRSDLCYATTNRQAAVTKIAPRLDVLVVIGSANSSNTCALVRIGTAHGVPRVLRINSELELPDDLEGTIGITAGASAAEDVVTRVVAKLDPRQGIETVHAIDEDEFFPAPPELRELLGGLGCATALLLDKEAPADVGVHDAARDALDELNAEPAWVPPSR; encoded by the coding sequence GTGACGGTTGAAAAGGTCATCCTGGCTTCCCCCCGAGGCTTTTGCGCCGGTGTCGAGAAGGCGATCAACGCCCTTGCCTGGATGGTGCGGATCTTCCCACCTCCTGTCTATTGCTACCACGAGATCGTCCACAACCAACTCGTCGTTGAGACCTTCCGCCGTGTCGGCGTCATTTTTGTCCAAGACATCTCGGAGGTCCCAAGGGGACTCCCGGTGATGCTGAGCGCGCACGGCACAGCCCCCGAGGTGGTAGAGGAAGCCCGACAACACGGCGGGACCGTGATCGATGCGGTCTGCCCACTCGTCACGAAGGTTCATCATGAGATCAAGACCCGGGCCAGCAAGGGTTATCGAATCGTCTACATCGGCCATCGAGGTCACGAGGAGGCCGTTGGTGCCATCGCCGAGGCCCCCGGGGCCGTTGACTTTGTCGAAGCGCTCGCCGATGTGGAGGCACTCAACGTTGATGATCGCCCGGTCGCGTTGCTCGCTCAAACGACGCTGGCAGTACCGGAATGGGGTGAACTCGCCGATCGTACCAAAGAGCGCCTCGGAGATGTTTGGATGCCTGGTCGCTCAGATCTGTGCTATGCCACCACCAACCGCCAGGCCGCGGTGACCAAGATCGCCCCACGCCTTGACGTCCTCGTGGTAATCGGCTCCGCCAACTCTTCAAACACCTGTGCCCTCGTCCGAATTGGCACTGCTCACGGGGTACCGCGCGTTCTGCGCATCAACTCCGAGCTCGAACTCCCCGACGACCTCGAGGGGACGATTGGAATCACCGCTGGCGCATCGGCGGCAGAGGACGTCGTCACGCGCGTGGTTGCCAAGCTCGACCCTCGCCAAGGCATCGAGACGGTGCATGCGATCGACGAGGACGAGTTCTTCCCTGCCCCACCTGAACTTCGCGAGCTCTTGGGTGGTCTTGGCTGTGCGACCGCCCTCCTGCTCGACAAAGAGGCTCCAGCCGATGTCGGCGTCCATGATGCCGCTCGTGACGCCCTGGATGAGCTCAACGCTGAACCCGCTTGGGTACCACCATCCCGATAA
- a CDS encoding DUF512 domain-containing protein, whose protein sequence is MPHPSILRVSPGSPAERGGVMVGDALVAVNGVPPRDIIDYQQLVDGPDPILTIERSGIELELIIDKPAGSLVGMEISDALFDKVRTCDNHCEFCFIYQLPKGLRRTLYVKDDDYRLSFLYGNFTTLTRFTEADFERVITERLSPLYVSIHTTDPLLRAEMLRNRRGATSLRWLEHLLEAGVRVHGQIVLAPDINDGVHLEATLTDILLRFPSLASVGVVPLGVSKYTKEARMRPMAKHEARAAIETVTTYAELARSVLGHTLFYCSDEFYLLGDVTFPDRETYGDFEQLENGVGVTRSFEDEFTHRESTKVPAHSGFFSSIDGAPALGYRAVRFRSKGFGQRRAGDALKVAIISSTYGKLALERVFVAAGQPPVDVIEVRNEFFGGNIAVTGLMSGADVARAIATVDYDRLLLPDVCLSEGRFIDGLDARELPREVEVVPTDGASLALALDGTAFPLIGGSHG, encoded by the coding sequence ATGCCTCACCCCTCCATCCTTCGTGTCTCTCCAGGCTCGCCCGCCGAACGTGGGGGAGTTATGGTTGGTGATGCTCTCGTCGCCGTCAATGGCGTCCCTCCTCGTGATATCATCGACTATCAACAGTTGGTGGACGGTCCGGATCCAATCCTGACGATCGAGCGCTCTGGCATCGAGCTCGAGTTGATCATCGACAAGCCCGCAGGATCGTTGGTGGGCATGGAGATCTCTGACGCACTCTTTGACAAGGTGCGCACCTGTGACAATCACTGTGAGTTTTGCTTCATCTACCAGCTACCAAAGGGGCTACGTCGCACCCTTTATGTCAAAGATGACGATTATCGATTGTCGTTCTTGTATGGCAACTTCACCACGCTCACCCGCTTTACTGAGGCGGATTTCGAGCGGGTGATAACCGAACGACTCAGCCCGCTCTATGTCTCGATCCACACGACCGACCCGCTGTTACGTGCCGAGATGTTGCGCAATCGTCGAGGGGCAACCTCGCTGCGTTGGCTTGAGCATCTGCTCGAGGCTGGTGTTCGGGTGCACGGGCAGATCGTGCTAGCGCCTGACATCAACGATGGCGTGCACCTCGAGGCCACCTTGACCGACATCCTCTTGCGATTTCCTTCGTTGGCCTCGGTTGGTGTCGTCCCACTCGGGGTCTCCAAGTACACCAAAGAGGCGAGGATGCGCCCGATGGCCAAGCACGAGGCTCGCGCGGCAATCGAAACGGTCACCACCTACGCAGAGCTCGCTCGTTCGGTCCTGGGGCATACGTTGTTCTATTGCTCAGACGAGTTCTATCTCTTAGGCGACGTCACCTTTCCTGATCGTGAGACCTACGGTGACTTCGAACAGCTCGAGAATGGTGTCGGGGTGACACGTTCCTTCGAGGACGAGTTCACCCACCGCGAGAGCACCAAGGTGCCCGCGCACTCTGGGTTCTTCTCGTCTATCGATGGAGCACCGGCCTTGGGTTATCGCGCGGTACGCTTTCGGTCCAAGGGTTTTGGCCAGCGCCGGGCCGGGGATGCGCTCAAGGTCGCGATTATCTCGTCGACCTATGGCAAGTTAGCGCTTGAACGCGTGTTTGTGGCGGCTGGTCAGCCACCGGTGGACGTGATCGAGGTGCGCAATGAATTCTTCGGCGGCAATATCGCGGTGACAGGGTTGATGAGCGGTGCTGATGTTGCCCGTGCTATCGCCACCGTCGACTACGACCGCCTGCTGTTGCCCGACGTCTGTCTCAGCGAGGGTCGATTCATCGACGGACTCGATGCCCGCGAGTTGCCCAGAGAGGTGGAGGTCGTACCCACAGACGGTGCATCCTTGGCGCTGGCCCTAGATGGGACGGCCTTCCCGCTGATCGGAGGATCACATGGCTGA
- the der gene encoding ribosome biogenesis GTPase Der, which produces MAEVTKVAIVGRPNVGKSSLFNRMVGRRVAVVEERAKVTRDLKVGETKWRGRTFEFMDTGGWLGKGDALDQKVSQMAERAVREADVVVFLVDVRTGVTEEDLDVAKMLHRWPGNTVVVVNKVDHERYDAQIYEFLQLGFGDPVAISAMHGRNTGDFLDMIGELTGGFGDAGAGQLPMYEHGDDFDPEEEFGPEVEHGPDDELAFTDAVRTETHELSVAIVGRPNAGKSTLFNRVVGQERAVVYDRPGTTVDTIDTVIETEMGPVRFFDTAGLRRRSRYAEATEYYSMVRTLRAIDSCNVAVLVVDATVGVTGWDQRLAERIDLAGSPIVLVLNKWDLLDHDARLMVNAQVSDRLSFLTGVEPMRISAQSGKGVHRLLPKLFEAQAAYRSRVPTGELNRFLRSLQGANPPREGRILYVVQGASEPPTFTLFASKPLTASYLKFLENRIREHYKLGSTPIKLRVRRRD; this is translated from the coding sequence ATGGCTGAGGTCACAAAAGTCGCGATTGTTGGACGTCCAAACGTCGGTAAGTCGTCGTTGTTTAATCGCATGGTCGGGCGTCGGGTTGCCGTCGTCGAGGAGCGGGCGAAGGTCACTCGTGACCTCAAGGTCGGCGAGACCAAATGGCGCGGCCGCACGTTTGAATTTATGGATACCGGCGGTTGGTTGGGTAAAGGCGATGCGCTGGATCAGAAGGTATCACAGATGGCGGAGCGCGCCGTACGCGAGGCTGACGTGGTCGTGTTCTTGGTGGATGTTCGTACTGGTGTCACCGAAGAGGATCTCGACGTCGCCAAGATGTTGCATCGCTGGCCAGGGAACACCGTCGTCGTTGTGAACAAGGTCGATCACGAACGCTACGATGCCCAGATCTACGAGTTTCTCCAGCTCGGCTTTGGCGACCCGGTCGCCATCTCGGCCATGCACGGGCGCAACACTGGCGACTTTTTGGACATGATCGGTGAGCTCACCGGAGGGTTTGGTGATGCGGGAGCCGGCCAGTTGCCGATGTATGAGCACGGGGATGACTTCGACCCAGAGGAGGAGTTCGGCCCAGAAGTCGAGCATGGTCCAGATGATGAGCTCGCCTTCACCGATGCTGTTCGTACCGAGACACATGAGCTTTCGGTAGCTATCGTTGGTCGACCGAATGCCGGGAAATCCACGTTGTTTAACCGGGTGGTCGGCCAAGAGCGCGCGGTCGTCTACGACCGACCGGGTACGACGGTTGACACGATCGACACGGTCATCGAGACCGAGATGGGGCCGGTGCGCTTCTTCGATACCGCGGGTCTGCGTCGTCGCTCTCGCTATGCGGAGGCCACCGAGTACTACTCGATGGTGCGTACGCTTCGGGCCATCGACAGCTGTAACGTCGCGGTCCTCGTGGTTGATGCGACGGTTGGGGTCACGGGCTGGGACCAGCGGCTCGCTGAGCGTATCGACTTGGCGGGTTCTCCGATTGTCTTGGTGCTCAACAAGTGGGACCTGCTCGATCACGACGCCCGTCTCATGGTCAATGCCCAGGTGAGCGATCGTCTGTCATTTCTTACCGGTGTGGAACCGATGCGCATCTCCGCTCAGAGCGGCAAGGGCGTGCATCGATTGTTGCCCAAGCTCTTCGAGGCGCAAGCGGCCTATCGATCGCGAGTACCAACTGGCGAGCTGAATCGTTTCCTTCGATCGCTCCAAGGGGCAAACCCGCCTCGTGAAGGCCGCATCCTCTACGTTGTCCAGGGCGCTAGCGAGCCTCCAACGTTTACGCTTTTTGCCAGTAAGCCATTGACGGCCTCGTATCTCAAGTTCCTCGAGAACCGGATTCGCGAGCACTACAAGCTCGGTTCTACTCCGATCAAACTGCGTGTGCGTCGCAGGGATTAA
- a CDS encoding acyl-CoA carboxylase subunit beta: MSDRVVQRAEQIKYGWPKSVEEKLQKAEKLHARERISLLVDPGSFREDGLFANERDPSLPADGVITGTGTIDGRPVAIMANDQTVKAGSWGARTVEKIIRITELAYNELLPIFYLVDSAGARITDQVELFPGRRGAGRIFANQVRLSGRVPQICCLFGPSAAGGAYIPAFCDVVFMVEKNASMYLGSPRMAEVVIGERVTLDEMGGARMHASVSGCGDNLVADDAGALAAARAYFSYLPTSYKETPPHEEALDPIVELDDSMIPTMPQQGYDMHQIINAIVDAGSFFEIKPLFASEILVGFARLDGAVIGVVANNPMSKGGVLFGDSADKAARFIWNCDAFNIPLLFLADVPGFMIGSEVERQGIIRHGAKMITAVAEATVPKISVIVRKAYGAGLYAMCGPGFSPEATIALPSAAIAVMGPEPAVNAVYYNKIASIEDPEERTEFIRAMREEYEKDVDLLRLASDLVIDVIIEGRFLRHELIARFDRARRRDRFFSGRRHGVPPV, translated from the coding sequence ATGAGCGATCGGGTAGTTCAGCGGGCTGAACAGATCAAGTACGGCTGGCCCAAGTCGGTTGAGGAGAAGTTACAAAAGGCAGAGAAGCTCCATGCCAGGGAGCGCATCTCGTTGCTCGTTGACCCGGGCTCATTCCGCGAAGACGGACTCTTTGCTAATGAGCGCGATCCAAGCCTGCCAGCCGATGGTGTGATCACCGGCACCGGCACGATCGATGGTCGGCCGGTCGCGATCATGGCCAATGATCAGACGGTCAAGGCCGGCTCATGGGGGGCACGTACGGTTGAGAAGATCATTCGCATCACCGAACTTGCCTATAACGAGTTGTTGCCTATCTTTTACCTTGTCGACTCCGCCGGAGCCAGGATCACCGATCAGGTCGAGCTCTTCCCCGGTCGTCGCGGTGCCGGGAGAATCTTCGCCAACCAGGTGCGCCTTTCGGGTCGGGTACCCCAAATCTGCTGTCTCTTTGGCCCTTCGGCGGCGGGAGGAGCCTACATTCCTGCCTTCTGCGATGTGGTGTTCATGGTTGAGAAGAACGCGTCGATGTACTTGGGTTCGCCGCGGATGGCCGAGGTGGTGATCGGTGAGCGGGTGACGCTCGATGAGATGGGTGGCGCCAGAATGCACGCCTCTGTCTCTGGCTGCGGTGACAACCTGGTTGCCGATGACGCAGGTGCGCTTGCCGCGGCACGTGCGTACTTCTCCTACCTGCCGACCAGCTATAAGGAGACCCCGCCACACGAAGAGGCGTTGGATCCGATCGTTGAACTTGACGACTCGATGATCCCCACCATGCCTCAGCAAGGTTACGACATGCATCAGATCATCAATGCTATCGTCGATGCAGGGAGCTTTTTTGAGATCAAGCCACTGTTTGCATCGGAGATCCTGGTTGGCTTTGCCCGCTTGGACGGCGCGGTCATCGGTGTCGTGGCCAACAATCCGATGTCCAAGGGTGGGGTGCTCTTTGGAGACTCGGCCGACAAGGCAGCTCGATTCATTTGGAACTGCGATGCCTTCAACATCCCGCTGCTCTTTTTGGCCGATGTGCCAGGTTTTATGATTGGGTCTGAGGTGGAGCGCCAAGGGATTATCCGTCACGGTGCCAAAATGATTACGGCCGTGGCCGAGGCGACGGTACCCAAGATCTCGGTGATCGTGCGAAAGGCCTACGGAGCTGGTCTCTATGCCATGTGTGGGCCAGGGTTTTCTCCTGAGGCGACGATTGCGTTGCCGTCGGCGGCGATCGCCGTAATGGGTCCAGAACCTGCGGTCAATGCCGTCTACTACAACAAGATCGCGAGTATCGAGGACCCCGAGGAGCGAACAGAGTTTATCCGCGCCATGCGCGAAGAGTACGAAAAAGATGTTGACCTGCTACGGCTTGCCAGTGATCTCGTGATTGACGTCATCATCGAGGGGCGGTTTTTGCGTCATGAACTGATCGCCCGCTTCGATCGGGCACGGCGTCGTGATCGGTTCTTTTCTGGTCGTCGACATGGAGTACCGCCGGTCTAG
- a CDS encoding MBL fold metallo-hydrolase: protein MQSLPKVRMQEVADGIFAFIQRDGSWYLNNAGVIPTAGLSYLIDSAATVDRTKVLINEAKRVGVGDRVGMIATHHHGDHTNGNATLDPCFIVAQASVPGEMESGFAVPPPGLFTDVDWGDIVVRPPDIVFDQSLGLAIGERRVELRHFGHPAHTLGDAVVYFPDDRLLFAGDLAFNGGTPFALMGSVQGWLNTLTSLRGLEVETVVPGHGEPCSMKVFESIERYLNWVLNLAGRALSDNIAPLEAAMSTDLGEFAEWHDSERIVGNLHRAMAELKGLEPGGSVDVVAAFTDMITYHGGPLICMA, encoded by the coding sequence ATGCAATCGTTGCCCAAGGTTCGCATGCAAGAGGTCGCTGACGGCATCTTCGCCTTCATCCAACGGGACGGCTCCTGGTATCTCAACAATGCCGGTGTAATTCCGACGGCTGGGTTGTCGTACCTCATCGACTCAGCAGCGACGGTGGACCGGACCAAGGTGCTCATCAACGAGGCGAAGCGCGTTGGCGTCGGTGATCGCGTTGGCATGATCGCAACCCATCATCATGGTGACCATACGAATGGGAACGCGACCCTTGACCCATGTTTCATCGTGGCGCAGGCCTCAGTCCCCGGTGAGATGGAGTCGGGTTTTGCGGTGCCACCACCGGGTCTCTTTACCGACGTCGATTGGGGCGATATTGTGGTGCGACCCCCCGATATCGTGTTCGATCAAAGCCTGGGTCTCGCGATTGGTGAGCGCCGTGTGGAGCTGCGCCATTTCGGCCATCCTGCCCACACGCTTGGGGATGCGGTTGTCTACTTTCCTGATGATCGACTGCTCTTCGCTGGCGACCTCGCGTTTAATGGAGGCACGCCGTTTGCACTGATGGGTTCGGTCCAGGGATGGTTGAACACGCTGACATCTCTGCGCGGTCTTGAGGTTGAGACGGTGGTCCCTGGCCACGGTGAGCCGTGTTCGATGAAGGTGTTCGAGTCTATCGAGCGCTACCTCAACTGGGTGCTTAACCTCGCTGGACGTGCCCTCAGCGACAATATCGCGCCGCTCGAGGCTGCGATGAGTACCGATCTTGGTGAGTTCGCCGAGTGGCACGACAGCGAGCGCATTGTTGGCAATCTGCATCGCGCCATGGCTGAACTCAAGGGCCTCGAGCCTGGAGGTTCAGTCGATGTCGTTGCGGCTTTTACCGATATGATTACCTATCACGGCGGGCCGCTTATCTGCATGGCTTAA
- a CDS encoding methyl-accepting chemotaxis protein, with the protein MLDRLDAPIALATPDAEARVTYVNPSAERRLKLVVAGHDATLADLFPDAEFARRQLQRLRTDRRQNQVELEYGSGDRHYIAKISLVTDADRQADECFLVQWRDVSVRVRDDELRRESNQYRSSAVAEAVSQIAAAVEELSVTAGEVAENTRVVKEAADSVNSKAAESRDVFFAAKGAIDEISRRMTETSATLARLSEKTKLIDAMVSTIQGIADQTNLLALNAAIEAARAGAAGRGFGVVADEVRQLASRARGAASEITSRIAEVRSGTTEVSEGFEESFQEALRGTADAEAAAVALEDILTANRQVREMLLRINSATEQQEQATMEISDRLSRILVATEGSAEDSERRFGVRAE; encoded by the coding sequence GTGCTTGATCGTCTGGATGCACCGATCGCGCTGGCGACACCAGATGCGGAGGCGCGTGTCACCTACGTCAACCCGAGTGCAGAACGTCGATTGAAGTTAGTAGTTGCTGGTCATGATGCGACCCTTGCCGACCTGTTTCCTGATGCGGAGTTCGCCCGTCGTCAGCTTCAGCGTCTACGCACAGACCGGCGACAGAATCAGGTGGAGTTGGAATACGGTTCCGGTGATCGCCACTACATAGCCAAGATCTCCTTGGTAACCGACGCTGATAGGCAGGCTGACGAGTGTTTTCTGGTGCAATGGAGAGACGTGTCGGTTCGTGTTCGTGATGACGAACTTCGCCGAGAGTCGAACCAGTATCGATCGAGCGCTGTAGCCGAGGCGGTAAGTCAGATTGCAGCCGCGGTAGAAGAGTTGTCGGTCACCGCTGGAGAGGTGGCTGAAAACACTAGGGTAGTCAAGGAAGCGGCAGATTCTGTCAACAGCAAGGCTGCTGAGAGTCGCGATGTTTTCTTTGCAGCTAAGGGTGCGATTGACGAGATATCGCGACGGATGACTGAGACTTCGGCAACCCTTGCACGACTCTCCGAAAAGACGAAGTTGATCGACGCGATGGTATCGACAATCCAGGGTATCGCAGATCAGACGAATCTTTTGGCTCTCAATGCCGCGATTGAAGCGGCCCGGGCTGGGGCGGCAGGGCGCGGCTTCGGGGTCGTCGCCGACGAGGTGCGTCAATTGGCAAGCCGGGCGCGTGGTGCTGCCTCTGAGATCACGAGCCGTATTGCTGAAGTTCGATCCGGTACGACCGAGGTGAGTGAGGGGTTCGAAGAGAGCTTCCAGGAGGCGTTGCGGGGCACGGCGGATGCCGAGGCAGCTGCGGTAGCCCTCGAGGACATCTTGACTGCAAACCGGCAAGTGCGCGAGATGCTTCTTCGCATTAACAGCGCTACAGAACAACAAGAACAAGCGACAATGGAGATCTCAGATAGGCTTTCAAGGATCCTTGTCGCAACGGAAGGGTCCGCAGAGGATTCAGAGCGGCGTTTTGGTGTCCGAGCCGAGTAG
- a CDS encoding tyrosine-type recombinase/integrase — translation MEGADSDVCHFLGSLARSRRASKAFRRLALKAGLGNWHMHELRHSTASLMLAQGCRLEEVSEIIRHASIRVTKDVYGHLSGERLREATDKMGEFLGDL, via the coding sequence ATGGAAGGAGCCGACAGCGATGTTTGCCACTTCTTGGGGTCACTGGCTCGATCCCGACGGGCGAGTAAAGCGTTTAGACGTCTAGCACTCAAGGCCGGGCTGGGCAACTGGCACATGCACGAACTGCGACACTCTACGGCATCACTCATGCTGGCTCAGGGTTGCCGTCTCGAAGAGGTGAGTGAGATCATTAGACATGCGTCAATCAGGGTGACAAAAGATGTGTACGGACATCTCAGCGGAGAGCGACTGCGCGAGGCCACGGACAAAATGGGCGAGTTTCTCGGTGATTTGTAA
- the queD gene encoding 6-carboxytetrahydropterin synthase QueD gives MEIFKEFTFEAAHRLPNVDKDHKCAQLHGHSYRIEVHVRGAVDPVKGWVMDFADITAAFAPIRKELDHHLLNDIDGLSNPTSEHLALWIWHQLTPALPLAAIVVKETASSGSIYRGE, from the coding sequence ATGGAGATTTTTAAGGAATTCACGTTTGAGGCCGCGCACCGGCTGCCCAATGTCGATAAAGACCACAAGTGTGCCCAACTCCATGGCCACTCATACCGCATTGAGGTCCACGTACGTGGTGCAGTAGATCCGGTCAAGGGCTGGGTGATGGATTTCGCAGACATCACAGCAGCCTTCGCCCCAATTCGCAAGGAGCTCGACCACCATCTCCTGAACGACATCGACGGACTGTCCAACCCGACGAGCGAACACCTCGCCCTGTGGATCTGGCACCAGCTCACACCTGCGCTCCCCCTTGCTGCCATCGTCGTCAAGGAGACAGCATCATCTGGGTCCATCTACCGAGGTGAGTAG
- the queE gene encoding 7-carboxy-7-deazaguanine synthase yields the protein MSYFVKEIYYTLQGEGTQVGRPAVFCRFARCNLWSGRESDRQRAVCQFCDTDFVGMDGPGGGRFASAHDLAVAVRTTWGGDTHKHSLPYVVCTGGEPLLQLDEAAIDAFHQQGFSVGVETNGTQPAPKGLDWICVSPKANAPLALLSGDELKLVYPQLLAPPERFQDLAFDHFLLQPMDGPNREDTTARAIEYCLAHPQWRLSLQTHKYTGIR from the coding sequence GTGTCCTACTTCGTAAAGGAGATCTACTACACCTTGCAAGGCGAAGGCACCCAGGTTGGAAGACCAGCGGTGTTCTGTCGCTTCGCAAGGTGCAACCTTTGGAGTGGCAGAGAGTCAGATCGCCAGCGAGCGGTCTGCCAGTTCTGTGATACCGACTTTGTGGGCATGGATGGCCCTGGAGGCGGACGCTTTGCTAGCGCACACGATCTTGCCGTTGCTGTGCGCACCACATGGGGTGGCGATACGCACAAACACAGCTTGCCCTATGTCGTGTGCACCGGTGGCGAGCCGTTGTTGCAACTCGACGAAGCCGCGATCGACGCATTCCACCAACAAGGCTTCAGCGTCGGTGTGGAGACCAATGGGACTCAACCTGCCCCGAAAGGGCTGGATTGGATCTGTGTGTCGCCAAAGGCGAACGCTCCCCTCGCTCTCCTGTCTGGTGACGAACTCAAACTCGTCTATCCTCAACTCCTCGCCCCGCCAGAGCGGTTCCAAGATCTGGCCTTTGACCACTTTCTACTACAGCCAATGGATGGTCCGAACCGGGAGGATACCACCGCTCGGGCCATCGAATACTGCCTTGCTCACCCACAATGGAGGCTGAGCCTCCAGACTCACAAATACACAGGGATTCGTTAA
- the queC gene encoding 7-cyano-7-deazaguanine synthase QueC, translating into MTNRPAVVLLSGGLDSTTVLAIALDEGYDAYALSFDYGQRHLVELDAARRVARTFGANKHIVANVDLRAFGGSALTDTIDVPHHKRVEELDSAIPVTYVPARNTIFLSFALAWAETLGASDIFIGVNALDYSGYPDCRPEYIAAYETMANLATKAGVEQRQHLRIHTPLIELTKAQIITLGRNLGVDYGLTHSCYDPDPGGKPCGTCDSCLLRHKGFLEAGIEDPARTQKAGSCPTS; encoded by the coding sequence TTGACCAACCGGCCAGCCGTCGTTCTTTTGAGCGGCGGGCTCGACTCGACCACGGTATTGGCGATCGCACTCGATGAGGGTTACGACGCCTACGCATTGAGCTTCGACTACGGGCAGCGACATCTTGTTGAGCTCGACGCCGCGCGTCGGGTCGCTCGCACCTTTGGTGCCAATAAACATATTGTGGCCAACGTCGATTTGCGGGCATTTGGAGGCTCAGCGCTGACCGACACGATCGACGTGCCACACCATAAGCGAGTGGAGGAACTCGACTCGGCGATTCCGGTCACCTACGTCCCGGCTCGGAACACGATCTTTCTCTCGTTCGCACTCGCTTGGGCCGAGACCCTCGGCGCCAGCGACATCTTCATTGGGGTCAATGCGCTCGACTACTCTGGCTACCCAGACTGCCGTCCCGAATACATCGCCGCTTACGAGACGATGGCAAATCTCGCCACGAAGGCTGGAGTCGAGCAGCGACAACATCTTCGGATTCACACACCGCTGATCGAGCTGACAAAGGCACAAATTATCACCCTTGGGCGCAATCTGGGGGTCGACTACGGCTTAACCCATAGCTGTTATGATCCCGATCCAGGTGGCAAACCCTGTGGAACCTGCGACTCATGCCTTCTTCGCCACAAGGGCTTTCTCGAAGCTGGAATCGAGGATCCAGCCCGCACCCAGAAGGCTGGCTCGTGTCCTACTTCGTAA
- the dinB gene encoding DNA polymerase IV has protein sequence MPDDRGTTASDNRKIIHVDMDAFFAAIEQRDNPDLRGKPVVVGGDPSGRGVVATCSYEARRFGIHSAMAASRAKALCPQAVFLRPRMDTYRKTSQHVMSILRSYTPLVEPISLDEAFLDVTAATEDGTLAVQIAQEIRANIQRETGLTASAGVSYNKIIAKLASDWHKPNGIMVVPPSRGLTFLAPLHVSKLHGIGPSTVDKLAHLGISTVLDLRSAPSIMLVEHFGKLGIWFHQIANGIDLRQVQPDRERKSVGSERTFPTNLTDMQDMVNVVGELVEQVSSHLSRTGIAGRTISLKARFPDFTTVTRSLTVLEPIWRREDIMAVVKVLLPKAIPTDKGVPASIRLLGVSVSTLVDTAMHRSSLTQLNLFSEARSDEPTSPPPEPKRGEGTTTTTPGS, from the coding sequence TTGCCTGACGATCGTGGCACAACAGCCTCTGACAATCGCAAAATTATCCATGTCGACATGGATGCATTCTTTGCCGCTATCGAACAGAGGGACAACCCGGATCTGCGAGGCAAACCCGTCGTCGTCGGTGGAGATCCGTCGGGCCGCGGTGTCGTAGCAACCTGTAGTTACGAGGCCCGCCGCTTTGGCATCCACTCTGCCATGGCCGCCTCCCGAGCAAAGGCCCTCTGCCCTCAAGCCGTCTTCCTTCGCCCACGGATGGACACGTACCGGAAGACTTCCCAACATGTCATGAGCATTCTGCGTAGTTACACTCCCCTCGTGGAGCCCATCTCGCTCGATGAAGCATTTCTTGACGTAACCGCGGCCACCGAAGACGGCACGCTCGCCGTACAAATCGCACAAGAGATACGTGCAAACATACAACGCGAAACCGGCCTTACCGCCTCGGCAGGTGTGTCGTACAACAAGATCATCGCAAAGCTCGCCTCCGATTGGCACAAACCCAACGGAATCATGGTGGTTCCACCAAGTCGTGGCTTGACATTCCTGGCGCCGCTGCATGTCAGCAAGCTCCACGGCATTGGCCCATCTACCGTCGACAAGCTGGCTCACCTGGGGATCAGCACGGTCCTGGACCTACGCAGCGCACCTTCGATCATGCTTGTAGAACACTTTGGGAAACTCGGCATTTGGTTCCATCAGATAGCCAACGGCATCGACCTTCGCCAAGTGCAACCGGATCGTGAGCGCAAATCCGTTGGCAGCGAACGGACCTTCCCAACCAATCTCACCGACATGCAAGATATGGTGAACGTCGTTGGCGAATTAGTTGAACAAGTCTCCTCCCACTTATCCCGAACCGGTATTGCCGGGCGGACGATCAGTCTCAAGGCCCGCTTTCCAGACTTTACGACCGTGACCAGGTCCCTCACCGTCTTGGAACCGATCTGGCGACGCGAGGACATCATGGCTGTTGTGAAGGTGCTGCTACCAAAAGCCATCCCTACCGACAAGGGAGTACCCGCATCAATTCGTCTACTCGGAGTATCCGTCAGCACGCTGGTGGACACCGCCATGCATCGATCATCCTTGACCCAGTTGAACTTGTTTAGTGAGGCTCGATCCGACGAACCTACATCACCACCGCCAGAGCCCAAACGCGGCGAGGGTACCACGACGACAACACCTGGCAGCTGA